The following are encoded in a window of Dysidea avara chromosome 4, odDysAvar1.4, whole genome shotgun sequence genomic DNA:
- the LOC136253610 gene encoding uncharacterized protein, with protein sequence MESSEGHSDTATGESAVIDLTDMDCTEYELTVEHGDEYYNCLAGNQWLSDKVISDYLRLLEDHVQKSRAQRLTILNCFFTKKLLETGYSGVQNWYSKVNFLESDYLLAIFSNDSHWTMMTIELANKKMIYYDSLNTEQTCCFESLKMFFHERQLVSKDLWQCKTMSSIPQQNNQYDCGVFLLEYARCLLLDYPMTFTQVEMPRIRQRIANELANTKLLLTRDTLLSDSVRLGEKDHCLPLKEKDPFCSSGKMFMKPKVQPVNILALNDGNKSFVTEPEVQPVELLQLDESRKSIDTEPKMELVDETAFEDSFNCIITWDDLNNELKAILPPKSTSTNMSYTYVIEKYEDLTQEAFSGEPKECFNVEFRVNLHSKEEFNDWITAFFQSSQCTYRKTRTYNPSLKRVLYKLDMHCHHYRKQLTAKQLSAKSKKPKKPTMVSTLRNKTTNCPSRLSVTLFATNNKATSLQRSHPLYVKLLFQHNHPIKCFHTLSFKSVSQETKDAYFTLFALGHSAATARHYHESQLLGDPDSTQATLADRSVNPNPQDVSRLFDTWRKSELGLQNGKSMFEKLEEEIRLYNEKYNSIGGKATLQFFDSMKPNDKGESADDGEISDCSDSGKPPKRRKCAIQPMIVTICTPMMTRAHQNLPQAAEVMYCDSTSCLDRFNTSVFLFSTNHAGGSIPLGIALTSDEKESTLCSALSDLKKVWPQDAFYNSGTSVGPNVILTDDSAAEQAALQSVWPSSTLLLCSFHFLQRRWTWLYDGKNKIVQGDRVILINLLKKLLYSKSELLLNESYSDLLKHTTASKYPHFCNYVKALWTKRHQWALCFRVSLPVRGNHTNNYSEAGMKILKELIFSRVKAYNLIQMFHFVTDALELYYQRKLLSIAHCRFDHYVSMKFKGINASKIKLENIYTTDNNDQFKVVSSRDTGDVYTVDMSVGFCTCVLGSDGSPCSHQAAVAINFHKSSINFIPSMHPESRKLMAYIALGEKAEADLSMYAAVSQASDEKTFCDSKRQFPEIEEEESAVIPIVVEDGTCEISEEMQIEEDADVDQNSETLSQLKVVMEDMTKHLQQKDQDYNMVSGIEKFVKRYQDMCASSTTAKLASALHQFAWSPGEKLTVQPGLLRRGYRIPVQATAAGRRRKGTPRGKGTVTSGRPLKLNCTGGKENDTNRYNMPSRREPKGKRPHNFSVNVSKGLQNAGKW encoded by the exons ATGGAAAGTAGCGAGGGCCATAGTGATACTGCTACAG GGGAGTCAGCTGTGATTGACCTCACCGATATGGATTGTACAGAGTATGAGCTGACTGTAGAACATGGTGATGAATATTACAACTGTCTTGCTGGAAACCAGTGGCTCTCAGATAAG GTAATATCAGACTACCTAAGGCTTTTAGAAGATCATGTTCAGAAG AGTCGTGCCCAACGTTTAACTATTCTTAACTGTTTCTTTACAAAGAAGCTACTAGAGACAGGCTACTCTGGTGTGCAGAATTGGTACTCAAAG GTAAACTTTTTGGAGAGTGATTATTTGCTTGCTATTTTTTCAAATGACAGCCACTGGACAATGATG ACAATAGAACTAGCCAATAAGAAGATGATATACTATGATTCGTTGAACACTGAACAAACTTGTTGTTTTGAATCTTTAAA GATGTTTTTTCATGAACGGCAGCTTGTTTCAAAGGACCTTTGGCAATGCAAAACTATGAGT AGTATACCACAGCAGAACAATCAGTATGACTGTGGAGTATTTCTGTTAGAA tatgccCGATGCCTCTTACTGGACTACCCAATGACTTTTACACAG GTGGAAATGCCTAGAATTCGTCAGAGAATAGCAAATGAGTTGGCTAACACAAAGTTATTGTTAACTCGTGACACGCTACTAAGTGACTCTGTGCGACTAGGAGAGAAGGATCATTGTTTGCCACTAAAAGAGAAGGATCCTTTTTGCAGTAGTGGTAAAATGTTTATGAAACCAAAGGTGCAACCAGTCAATATCTTAGCACTCAATGACGGCAATAAATCCTTTGTTACAGAACCTGAGGTGCAACCAGTTGAGCTTTTACAACTTGATGAAAGTAGGAAATCAATTGATACAGAACCCAAGATGGAACTAGTTGACGAAACTGCATTTGAGGATAGTTTTAATTGTATTATTACATGGGATGACTTAAATAATGAGTTAAAGGCAATTCTTCCACCAAAATCTACAAGTACAAATATGTCATACACTTATGTCATCGAGAAGTACGAAGATTTGACACAGGAAGCATTTTCTGGTGAACCTAAGGAGTGTTTCAATGTAGAATTTAGAGTTAACTTGCATTCCAAAGAAGAATTTAATGATTGGATTACAGCTTTTTTTCAGTCAAGCCAATGCACATATCGCAAGACCCGCACATACAATCCATCTTTAAAAAGAGTGTTGTATAAGCTGGACATGCATTGCCACCATTATCGAAAACAACTTACAGCAAAGCAGCTAAGCGCTAAAAGCAAGAAGCCTAAAAAGCCAACTATGGTTAGTACCTTACGGAACAAAACAACAAATTGTCCTTCAAGACTCTCTGTTACATTGTTTGCAACAAACAACAAGGCTACTTCCTTACAGCGTAGCCATCCTTTGTATGTCAAACTTCTGTTTCAGCATAACCATCCGATCAAATGCTTTCATACCTTGAGCTTTAAATCAGTATCCCAAGAAACAAAGGATGCATACTTCACACTGTTTGCTCTGGGCCATTCAGCTGCTACTGCAAGACACTATCACGAATCACAACTGCTGGGAGATCCAGATTCAACACAGGCCACACTAGCAGATAGATCAGTCAATCCTAATCCTCAAGATGTAAGCAGATTGTTTGATACATGGAGGAAATCAGAACTGGGACTACAGAATGGAAAATCAATGTTTGAAAAACTCGAAGAAGAAATAAGGTTATATAATGAAAAATATAATTCAATAGGTGGGAAAGCAACTTTACAGTTTTTTGACAGCATGAAGCCCAATGATAAAGGAGAATCCGCTGATGATGGAGAAAttagtgattgcagtgattctGGCAAGCCTCCAAAAAGACGTAAATGTGCTATTCAGCCAATGATTGTTACCATTTGTACTCCAATGATGACAAGAGCTCATCAGAACCTCCCACAAGCGGCAGAAGTCATGTACTGTGATTCAACTTCCTGCCTTGATCGCTTCAATACATCTGTCTTTCTTTTTTCAACTAATCATGCAGGAGGATCCATTCCTTTAGGAATTGCATTGACATCAGATGAAAAGGAATCTACATTATGTTCAGCTTTATCAGAtttaaaaaaggtgtggccgcAAGATGCATTTTACAACAGCGGTACAAGTGTTGGACCTAACGTCATACTTACAGATGACAGTGCAGCAGAACAAGCTGCTTTGCAGTCAGTATGGCCTTCTTCAACATTGTTACTTTGCTCATTCCACTTCTTGCAGAGACGATGGACATGGTTATATGATGGTAAAAACAAAATTGTTCAGGGAGATCGTGTGATATTAATTAATTTGCTAAAAAAGCTTTTGTATAGCAAATCTGAGCTATTACTAAATGAGAGCTACAGTGATTTGTTAAAGCACACTACAGCATCCAAGTACCCCCACTTTTGCAATTATGTGAAAGCTCTTTGGACCAAGAGACACCAGTGGGCTCTTTGCTTTCGTGTTTCTTTGCCAGTTCGTGGTAATCACACCAACAATTATTCAGAAGCTGGCATGAAAATTCTCAAAGAATTGATATTTAGTCGTGTCAAAGCCTACAATCTCATTCAAATGTTTCACTTTGTGACAGATGCTTTAGAACTTTACTATCAGAGGAAGCTGCTCAGCATAGCTCATTGCAGGTTTGATCACTACGTATCTATGAAGTTCAAAGGTATCAATGCAAGCAAAATTAAGCTGGAAAACATATACACTACGGACAACAATGATCAGTTTAAGGTTGTAAGCTCAAGGGATACTGGCGATGTGTATACAGTGGATATGTCTGTGGGGTTCTGCACTTGTGTTCTAGGAAGTGATGGGTCTCCATGCAGTCACCAGGCAGCAGTTGCTATCAACTTTCATAAGTCAAGTATAAATTTTATTCCTTCCATGCACCCTGAATCTAGGAAGCTGATGGCATATATAGCATTAGGAGAAAAGGCAGAGGCTGACTTGTCAATGTATGCAGCTGTGTCGCAGGCATCTGATGAAAAAACTTTTTGTGATAGTAAAAGGCAATTCCCTGAGATCGAGGAAGAAGAGAGTGCTGTGATCCCAATTGTTGTTGAGGATGGCACGTGTGAAATCAGTGAAGAGATGCAAATTGAAGAAGATGCAGACGTTGACCAGAATTCTGAAACATTGTCACAGCTAAAAGTTGTAATGGAAGACATGACAAAACACCTGCAACAAAAGGATCAAGATTATAACATGGTCTCAGGAATTGAAAAGTTTGTAAAGAGATATCAAGATATGTGTGCAAGTAGTACCACTGCGAAGCTTGCTTCTGCATTGCATCAATTTGCATGGTCTCCAGGGGAAAAGTTGACTGTTCAACCTGGTTTGTTAAGAAGAGGGTATAGAATCCCAGTGCAGGCAACTGCTGCAGGTCGCCGTCGAAAGGGGACACCTAGGGGTAAAGGAACAGTTACATCAGGGAGACCGCTAAAATTGAATTGTACCGGAGGAAAAGAAAATGACACTAATCGCTACAACATGCCATCAAGAAGAGAGCCCAAGGGTAAACGCCCTCATAACTTTTCTGTCAATGTTTCAAAGGGCcttcaaaatgctggaaaatggTGA